Proteins from one Monodelphis domestica isolate mMonDom1 chromosome 6, mMonDom1.pri, whole genome shotgun sequence genomic window:
- the BANF1 gene encoding barrier-to-autointegration factor produces MTTSQKHRDFVAEPMGDKPVGCLAGIGEVLGKKLEDKGFDKAYVVLGQFLVLKKDEDLFREWLKDTCGANAKQSRDCFGCLREWCDAFL; encoded by the exons ATGACGACCTCCCAGAAGCACCGAGACTTCGTGGCCGAGCCCATGGGAGACAAGCCTGTGGGGTGCCTGGCGGGCATCGGAGAAGTGCTGGGCAAGAAACTTGAGGACAAAGGTTTCGACAAG GCCTATGTGGTCCTGGGCCAGTTCCTGGTGCTGAAAAAAGACGAGGACCTCTTTCGGGAGTGGCTCAAAGACACCTGTGGGGCCAACGCCAAGCAGTCTCGGGATTGCTTTGGCTGCCTTCGAGAATGGTGTGATGCCTTCTTGTGA
- the EIF1AD gene encoding probable RNA-binding protein EIF1AD: MSQATKRKHVVQEVLGEHMVPSDQQQIVRVLGTPGNNLHEVETAQGQRFLVSMPSKYRKNIWIKRGDFLIVDPIEEGEKVKAEISFVLCKDHVRSLQKEGLWPEAFSEVAKKQGNSRNRPPQPELPGETQSSEEDSSEDDSDLFVNTNRVQYQESEEESEEEA; this comes from the exons ATGTCCCAGGCCACCAAGCGGAAGCACGTGGTGCAGGAGGTGCTGGGGGAGCACATGGTGCCCTCGGACCAGCAGCAGATCGTGAGG GTGCTGGGGACCCCTGGCAACAACCTTCACGAAGTGGAGACTGCCCAGGGCCAGCGCTTCCTGGTCAGCATGCCCTCCAAGTACCGCAAGAACATCTGGATCAAAAGAG GTGACTTTCTCATCGTGGATCCCATCgaagaaggggaaaaggtgaaGGCTGAGATCTCTTTTGTACTCTGCAAAGATCACGTCCGTTCTCTGCAGAAGGAAGGACTCTG GCCTGAAGCCTTCTCTGAGGTAGCCAAGAAGCAAGGCAACAGCAGGAACag ACCACCTCAGCCAGAACTCCCAGGAGAAACCCAGTCTTCAGAAGAGGACAGCTCAGAAGATGATTCAGACCTCTTTGTCAACACCAATCGGGTACAGTACCAGGAGAGCGAAGAGGAGAGTGAAGAAGAGGCCTGA